One genomic segment of Linepithema humile isolate Giens D197 chromosome 5, Lhum_UNIL_v1.0, whole genome shotgun sequence includes these proteins:
- the LOC105674032 gene encoding RCC1 and BTB domain-containing protein 1, whose protein sequence is MDIFDLTDNISKQQHSSDYCIQRIPILATIVVKQMDVTVKVACGFKHVLALTNQGNLYVWGKNNHGQLGTGDREDICKPLLLNTSKLGKLSDIAALNMKNISVAVNETGCFYVWDDHEYANKESNIIRCLRDAFDDPSTSDFKVQVEGRDIHVHKAILKIRSSHFRTMFQNNWQENTEDVLNLNMFSYNVYKAYLKYLYTEMIDIPSEELLELLQLADMYDEINLKTDSISLIRRRVTISNVAFFYKKAIECNEKRLEEFCFSILLRNIEEVIQTESFAELDAKTKNILILKAIRADLCEMVLNRHDFISFYDRLKNISKSLKRVLELPCIIMSYDRLKDVFKSLRHLRKLSERRTQITNYMAQAA, encoded by the exons ATGGACATCTTTGATTTGACTG ACAATATATCAAAACAGCAACATTCGAGTGACTATTGCATACAAAGAATTCCTATCTTGGCAACAATAG ttgTTAAACAAATGGACGTCACAGTTAAGGTAGCCTGTGGATTTAAACATGTGCTAGCACTCACCAATCAAGGAAATCTTTATGTGTGGGGTAAAAACAATCATGGACAACTAGGCACTGGCGACAGAGAAGATATTTGTAAGCCTCTTTTG TTGAATACATCTAAACTGGGAAAGTTGTCAGACATTGCGGCtttaaacatgaaaaatataagtgtGGCCGTTAACGAAACTGGATGTTTTTATGTTTGGG ATGACCATGAATATGCGAACAAAGAATCGAATATAATAAGATGTCTGAGAGATGCTTTTGACGATcct TCAACGAGTGATTTCAAAGTACAAGTGGAAGGACGAGATATTCATGTTCATAAGGCTATCCTAAAGATTCGCAGTTCACATTTTAGAACCATGTTTCAAAACAATTGGCAAGAAAATACTGAGGA TGTCTTGAATCTCAATATGTTCTCGTACAACGTTTATAAAGCATACTTGAAATACTTGTATACGGAAATGATTGATATACCTTCGGAAGAATTATTAG AACTCTTACAATTAGCTGATATGTACGATgagataaatttgaaaacagaTTCCATTTCGCTGATACGAAGAAGAGTTACTATATCAAATgtagcttttttttataaaaaagcgATTGAATGTAATGAAAAG AGGCTAGAAGAATTCTGCTTTTCGATTCTTTTGAGAAATATAGAGGAAGTGATACAAACGGAAAGTTTCGCGGAGTTAGACGCGAAGacgaaaaatattcttatattaaaagCAATCAGAGCTGATCTTTGTGAAATGGTATTGAACCGACACGACTTTATATCGTTTTATGATCGTCTGAAAAACATCTCAAAATCACTCAAACGTGTTCTGGAACTCCCATGCATCATTATGTCTTATGATCGTCTGAAAGACGTCTTCAAATCACTCAGACATCTTAGAAAACTGTCAGAGAGACGTACCcagataacaaattatatggCTCAGGCAGCATGA
- the Nthl1 gene encoding endonuclease III-like protein 1 has protein sequence MSKRLKLGVLSTPRTLRSGKTFVTADSSEKTSPFFAEEKKSTIKTGTKKRAPVKVKYEAPEEKANIKNINVKSIVEIKSQNVEELDVKSIKTEECQMKDKNAKQPVNSKKVKEEERWMPPNWETILENIKEMRKYETAPVDEMGCHKCTDPDASPSVSRYQSLIALMLSSQTKDQVTHAAMQRLNKHGCRPDIIAETHDDVLGKLIYPVGFWKRKVEYIKKTSVILLNKYGGDIPKTIKELCELPGVGPKMSHICMQIAWGEVSGIGVDTHVHRICNRLEWVRKPTKTPEETRNELEDWLPKPLWSKVNHLLVGFGQEICLPRFPKCSECLNKNICPYASKNSGKMKK, from the exons ATGAGTAAAAGGTTAAAACTGGGTGTTCTCTCAACACCGAGAACTTTACGTTCTGGAAAAACCTTCGTTACCGCGGACTCCTCGGAAAAGACGTCGCCTTTCTTTGCCGAAGAGAAAAAATCAACAATAAAGACCGGTACAAAGAAACGTGCACCGGTTAAAGTTAAGTACGAGGCGCCAGAGGAGAAagcaaacattaaaaatattaatgtaaaatcaaTTGTTGAGATAAAAAGCCAGAATGTAGAGGAATTAGacgtaaaaagtataaaaaccgAAGAATGTCAGATGAAGGATAAGAATGCAAAACAACCAGTCAATTCAAAAAAGGTCAAGGAGGAGGAACGGTGGATGCCACCAAATTGggaaacaattttagaaaacatTAAAGAGATGAGGAAGTATGAGACAGCTCCAGTTGATGAAATGGGTTGTCACAAATGTACAGATCCTGATGCCAGTCCATCAGTATCCAGATATCAATCATTAATAGCACTGATGTTAAGTAGTCAAACAAAGGACCAAGTTACACATGCTGCTATGCAGCGTCTGAATAAACATGGTTGTAGACCAGATATAATAGCAGAAACTCATGATGATGTTTTGGGTAAACTTATATATCCTGTTGGATTTTGGAAG aggAAGGTGGAATACATAAAAAAGACATCAGTTATTCTTCTAAATAAATATGGCGGTGATATTccaaaaacaataaaagaattgtGCGAGCTGCCAGGAGTAGGCCCTAAGATGAGTCATATATGCATGCAGATTGCATGGGGAGAAGTATCCGGTATCGGTGTAGATACACATGTTCACAGAATTTGTAACAGATTAGAATGGGTAAGAAAACCAACTAAAACACCAGAAGAAACAAGAAACGAGCTAGAAGATTGGCTTCCTAAGCCCCTATGGAGTAAAGTGAATCACCTTCTTGTAGGATTTGGTCAAGAAATTTGCTTACCTCGATTTCCTAAATGTTCTGAGTGCCTCAACAAGAATATTTGTCCATATGCCTCAAAAAATAGTGGGAAGATGAAGAAGTGA
- the LOC105674102 gene encoding nucleolar protein 12 → MFSKPQPRLFDVNKKPSQPKRRKKITLVFDEEKRREFLGGFRKRKLERKRKAQEQLQQQLKEERKKIKQEVRERYKKSLSQQNIPEIEELLSRQEYKLQDHTVSILELNIADLKEGSAWIGQNKIAEEKEEEQENDESEHSNDDKDEIVGMSLQKKQIVAKDIAPDSKSNHQEIKSSKELKREMRKIALKQVKKSKAFQQKQRLEQQKNKKRSKQKLHKAQKLAHKSGKRNKKKPAH, encoded by the exons ATGTTTAGTAAACCTCAGCCACGTTtatttgatgtaaataaaaaacccAGTCAGCCGAAGAGGCGAAAAAAGATTACACTTGTCTTCGACGAGGAAAAGCGGCG AGAATTTTTAGGAGGATTTCGTAAAAGAAAGCTAGAACGAAAAAGGAAAGCTCAGGAACAATTGCAACAACAGTTGAAAGAAGaacgaaagaaaattaaacaagAG GTACGAGAACgttataaaaaatcattatcgCAGCAAAATATTCCAGAAATAGAAGAATTGTTATCTAGACAAGAATATAAGCTGCAGGATCATACAGTTAGTATTTTGGAGTTGAATATTGCAGATCTCAAGGAAGGAAGTGCATGGATaggtcaaaataaaattgcagaggaaaaagaagaagaacaaGAGAATGATGAAAGTGAACATTCTAATGATGATAAAGATGAAATTGTGGGCATGTCATtgcaaaagaaacaaattgttGCAAAGGACATTGCACCAGATTCTAAATCTAACCATCAAGAGATAAAATCTTCAAAGGAATTGAAACGAGAAATGAGGAAAATAGCATTGAAACAAGTTAAAAAGAGTAAAGCATTTCAACAAAAGCAGAGACTTGaacaacagaaaaataaaaaacggagtaaacaaaaattacacaaagCTCAAAAGTTAGCACATAAAAGTGGTaagcgaaataaaaagaaaccaGCACATTAG
- the SmD3 gene encoding small nuclear ribonucleoprotein Sm D3 has translation MSIGVPIKVLHEAEGHIITCETNTGEVYRGKLIEAEDNMNCQMQNINVTYRDGRVATLENVYIRGSKIRFLILPDMLKNAPMFKRPGGKGSGTAGRGKSAILRAQARGRGRGQNQRGKGTGSAPWLNQQNQPGGSQSGRGRG, from the exons ATGTCGATTGGAGTACCGATTAAAGTTCTTCATGAAGCCGAGGGCCACATAATAACATGTGAAACGAACACCGGAGAAGTTTATCGCGGAAAGCTAATAGAAGCGGAAGATAACATGAATTGTcagatgcaaaatattaacgtAACGTATCGGGATGGCAGAGTCGCAACACTGGAAAACGTGTACATAAGAGGCTCGAAGATCAGATTCTTAATATTGCCTGATATGCTTAAAAATGCCCCTATGTTTAAAAGGCCGGGCGGCAAGGGGTCCGGCACTGCCGGCAGAGGAAAATCAGCTATATTGCGCGCCCAAG cTCGTGGCAGAGGAAGGGGTCAAAATCAACGAGGTAAAGGTACTGGTTCAGCACCATGGCTTAATCAACAAAACCAACCAGGAGGCTCTCAATCTGGAAGAGGCAGAGGATAA
- the drn gene encoding AN1-type zinc finger protein 6 isoform X2: MERESNSMQALCRSGCGFYGSPATEGLCSLCYKENLKKKQQPPVSAATVPTSQSVSSNAGTLQSSFGSPAATGTTAQPTIPTIPQSTSDLPNPKEVNREDQESEVSVSSAVAEGSSASSGDVDDSFDGKETDKESKKKKNRCAVCRKKVGLTGFECRCGGLFCAVHRYSDKHDCKFDYKEMGAQEIRRNNPVVVGEKVQKI, encoded by the exons ATGGAACGAGAATCTAATTCTATGCAAGCTCTGTGCCGCAGTGGCTGTGGATTTTATGGCTCGCCAGCTACTGAAGGCCTTTGTTCTCTTTGCTATAAAGAAAATCTGAAAAAGAAGCAACAACCTCCGGTGTCAGCTGCCACTGTACCAACCTCACAGTCAGTCTCCAGCAACGCTGGTACGTTGCAAAGCAGTTTTGGTAGCCCAGCGGCTACAGGAACGACGGCCCAACCTACCATTCCTACCATACCTCAGTCAACGTCGGATCTGCCCAATCCCAAAGAA GTAAACAGGGAAGATCAGGAAAGTGAAGTAAGTGTAAGCAGTGCAGTAGCTGAAGGCTCATCGGCAAGTAGTGGCGATGTAGACGACTCCTTCGATGGCAAAGAGACTGATAAAGAATctaagaagaagaaaaaccgTTGTGCTGTATGTCGCAAAAAAGTTGGTTTGACTG ggTTTGAGTGCCGTTGTGGAGGACTATTTTGCGCTGTGCATCGGTACAGTGACAAGCACGATTGCAAATTCGATTACAAAGAAATGGGCGCTCAAGAAATTCGGCGCAACAATCCAGTTGTTGTTGGtgaaaaagtgcaaaaaatttGA
- the drn gene encoding AN1-type zinc finger protein 6 isoform X1, whose product MERESNSMQALCRSGCGFYGSPATEGLCSLCYKENLKKKQQPPVSAATVPTSQSVSSNAGTLQSSFGSPAATGTTAQPTIPTIPQSTSDLPNPKEYVCTSVNQVNREDQESEVSVSSAVAEGSSASSGDVDDSFDGKETDKESKKKKNRCAVCRKKVGLTGFECRCGGLFCAVHRYSDKHDCKFDYKEMGAQEIRRNNPVVVGEKVQKI is encoded by the exons ATGGAACGAGAATCTAATTCTATGCAAGCTCTGTGCCGCAGTGGCTGTGGATTTTATGGCTCGCCAGCTACTGAAGGCCTTTGTTCTCTTTGCTATAAAGAAAATCTGAAAAAGAAGCAACAACCTCCGGTGTCAGCTGCCACTGTACCAACCTCACAGTCAGTCTCCAGCAACGCTGGTACGTTGCAAAGCAGTTTTGGTAGCCCAGCGGCTACAGGAACGACGGCCCAACCTACCATTCCTACCATACCTCAGTCAACGTCGGATCTGCCCAATCCCAAAGAA TATGTATGTACTTCTGTCAATCAGGTAAACAGGGAAGATCAGGAAAGTGAAGTAAGTGTAAGCAGTGCAGTAGCTGAAGGCTCATCGGCAAGTAGTGGCGATGTAGACGACTCCTTCGATGGCAAAGAGACTGATAAAGAATctaagaagaagaaaaaccgTTGTGCTGTATGTCGCAAAAAAGTTGGTTTGACTG ggTTTGAGTGCCGTTGTGGAGGACTATTTTGCGCTGTGCATCGGTACAGTGACAAGCACGATTGCAAATTCGATTACAAAGAAATGGGCGCTCAAGAAATTCGGCGCAACAATCCAGTTGTTGTTGGtgaaaaagtgcaaaaaatttGA
- the Br140 gene encoding bromodomain-containing protein homolog — MNTPQSNKKKGRSRIGISNESASPTNTETLSTQESAKFVLVNPIGEDGNKSVKLAISDAIPIISMDTSMFDEKTIAQKNNAAASEKEKEDKNVLSTLPVATVKEIEGYENQLGEADALPNSYIRFMERSGEELDGEVEYDLDEEDTAWLSIVNERRLASGLTPPLEPDIFELLMDRLEKESYFQQQSNGGGGVAADEDAVCCICMDGECQNSNAILFCDMCNLAVHQDCYGVPYIPEGQWLCRRCLQSPSRAVDCVLCPNRGGAFKQTDRPATWAHVVCALWIPEVRFANTVFLEPIDSIESIPQARWRLACCVCKRRGVGACIQCHKSNCYAAFHVTCAQQAGLCMRMRTVQPANGEPMLVQKTAYCEAHTPVDYQPSTNPVDARRRAIANKKSSSAPVISIPTIPPERIREIANLAEGIPKRSQLIQRLIAYWTLKRQYRNGVPLLRRLQSSHPQSRPPPLGEASSPTHDSEVREELYHQLKYWQCLRQDLERARLLCELVRKREKLKKEFIKVKEKCLWFELRPLESVLHTLLEAIKAKDVNDVFGQPVNIKEVPDYLEIVTHPMDLSTMQGKLEKQEYDSITAFETDFNLMVNNCLAYNRKDTMFYRAGVKMKEQGGALIEQVRKDYPELDPIVEAEQTSSKSRKRERVNRSRVEAESQSNEKEVGGGGVNRRTAVLFTRKAKARNARSGQMFPSEDDKKKQSDSFKVYRSGTMDSDAGEAESQSSSCSSCPTSRSTTPDLEDEKQRQEVVDTKKESESKQTNASSGLEALQLVWAKCRGYPWYPALIIDPNTPRGTVYKGVPIPAPPDDVLALADNYKEPVFLVLFFDTKRTWQWLPGEKLEKLGVSQEVDEAKLIESRKPADRKAVKRAYQEALLHRKQTHNSALESSSNT; from the exons ATGAATACGCCGCaatctaataaaaagaaaggCAGGAGTAGAATAGGTATATCCAACGAAAGTGCAAGTCCTACGAATACTGAGACACTCAGCACCCAAGAATCAGCAAAATTTGTTTTG GTTAATCCTATAGGAGAAGATGGAAACAAATCAGTTAAATTGGCTATCTCCGATGCCATTCCTATTATTTCTATGGACACAAGTATGTTTGATGAGAAAACTATAGCACAGAAGAATAATGCAGCAGCAtcggaaaaagagaaagaagacaAGAATGTCCTTAGCACTTTGCCTGTTGCTACAGTTAAAGAAATTGAAGGCTATGAAAATCAATTAGGAGAGGCTGACGCACTTCCAAATTCTTATATTAGATTTATGGAACGCAGCGGTGAAGAGCTAGatg gAGAAGTAGAATATGATTTAGATGAGGAAGATACTGCTTGGCTTTCCATAGTCAATGAAAGAAGACTAGCATCTGGATTAACACCCCCATTGGAACCTGacatatttgaattattgatGGACAGACTGGAAAAAGAGTCATATTTTCAGCAACAAAGCAATGGCGGAGGTGGTGTTGCTGCGGATGAAGATGCTGTCTGTTGCATCTGCATGGATGGAGAATGTCAGAATAGCAATGCAATCTTGTTTTGTGATATGTGCAACCTCGCTGTCCATCAAGATTGCTACGGTGTACCGTATATACCCGAAGGACAATGGTTGTGTAGAAGGTGTTTGCAGAGTCCATCCAGGGCTGTGGATTGTGTTTTATGTCCAAACAGAGGCGGTGCATTCAAACAGACTGATCGTCCTGCAACATGGGCGCACGTAGTATGCGCTCTATGGATACCAGAAGTAAGATTTGCCAACACTGTGTTTCTGGAACCCATCGACAGTATAGAAAGTATTCCGCAAGCTCGTTGGAGACTCGCGTGCTGCGTATGCAAACGCAGAGGAGTAGGTGCGTGCATTCAGTGTCACAAGAGCAATTGCTACGCAGCATTCCACGTGACTTGTGCCCAGCAAGCTGGCTTATGCATGCGCATGAGAACAGTGCAGCCCGCTAACGGCGAACCAATGCTGGTGCAAAAGACTGCTTATTGCGAGGCGCATACACCTGTTGATTATCAGCCTTCCACGAATCCTGTTGATGCGAGAAGGAGAGCGATAGCTAATAAGAAAAGCTCATCAGCGCCTGTTATTTCTATTCCTACCATACCACCTGAAAGAATCAGAGAAATTGCTAA tttagcTGAAGGAATACCAAAAAGGAGTCAATTAATACAACGTCTCATTGCCTACTGGACATTAAAGCGGCAATACAGAAATGGTGTTCCGCTTCTTAGGAGATTACAAAGTTCGCACCCGCAATCCAGACCACCTCCACTCGGAGAAGCCTCCTCACCGACACACGACAGCGAAGTCCGGGAAGAATTGTACCATCAGCTTAAATATTGGCAATGCTTACGTCAAGACTTGGAACGTGCACGTTTACTATGCGAATTAGTGCGaaaacgtgaaaaattaaagaaagaatttatCAAAGT GAAAGAAAAATGCTTATGGTTTGAATTGCGACCACTGGAGAGTGTTTTACACACATTATTAGAAGCCATAAAAGCGAAAGATGTAAACGACGTATTTGGGCAACCGGTGAATATCAAAGAAGTTCCGGATTATCTTGAAATAGTGACGCATCCTATGGATCTCTCCACTATGCAG ggGAAACTAGAAAAACAGGAATATGACTCCATTACAGCTTTTGAGACTGACTTTAATCTGATGGTGAACAATTGCCTAGCATATAATCGCAAAGATACCATGTTCTATCGGGCGGGGGTGAAAATGAAAGAGCAGGGTGGAGCCTTAATAGAGCAGGTCCGTAAAGACTATCCTGAACTCGATCCAATCGTCGAAGCCGAACAGACCAGTTCTAAATctagaaaaagagaaagagttaATCGTAGTCGCGTGGAAGCGGAGTCGCAATCTAATGAGAAGGAGGTCGGCGGAGGTGGTGTAAATCGGAGAACGGCGGTATTGTTCACGCGTAAAGCTAAAGCGCGTAATGCTCGAAGCGGCCAAATGTTTCCTTCGGAAGATGacaaaaagaaacaaagtgATAGTTTTAAAGTATATAg gAGTGGAACAATGGATAGTGATGCAGGTGAGGCAGAAAGCCAATCATCAAGCTGCAGCAGCTGCCCTACGAGTAGATCCACCACTCCTGATCTAGAAGACGAGAAGCAACGACAAGAGGTCGTCGATACAAAGAAAGAAAGTGAAAGTAAACAAACGAATGCTAGTAGCGGCTTGGAAGCCTTGCAACTTGTATGGGCTAAATGTCGTGGATATCCTTGGTATCCAGCTCTCATCATTGATCCGAACACACCGCGAGGTACCGTATATAAAGGAGTACCGATCCCAGCACCGCCTGATGATGTTCTGGCACTCGCAGACAATTACAAAGAGCCGGTCTTCCTCGTTCTTTTCTTCGACACGAAGCGCACATG gCAATGGTTGCCCGGTGAAAAATTAGAGAAACTTGGAGTATCACAGGAAGTGGACGAAGCGAAATTGATCGAATCGCGTAAACCTGCGGACAGAAAGGCTGTGAAGAGAGCATACCAAGAAGCTTTACTACATCGCAAACAAACACATAATTCTGCGTTAGAGAGTTCAAGTAACACATAA
- the pyd3 gene encoding beta-ureidopropionase, whose product MSKLSVEQILEEHLPKEELAQVKRVLYGRTLKPLGIEREDENFERRGWIMHSEILEQLRPPRPVRVGLIQHRIVLNTSDPILEQRDAMHKKIESYIVQAAFSGVNILCLQEAWTMPFAFCTREKYPWCEFAEDAETGPTTMFLSKLAQEYGMVIISPILERDSSDGDTLWNTCVVINVDGKVLGKHRKNHIPRIGDFNESTYYMEGNTGHPVFDTPYARIAINICYGRHHPLNWLMFGLNGAEIVFNPSATVGGLSEHLWPIEARCAAIANSYYTCAINRVGTEIFKNEFTSGDGKKAHNDFGHFYGSSYITAPDGTRTPGLSRHKDGLLVGELDLNQCRQMKDIWGFRMTQRLDMYAKELAEFTKRKNEEK is encoded by the exons ATGTCCAAATTAAGCGTTGAACAGATTTTAGAAGAACATTTACCAAAAGAGGAATTGGCTCAAGTAAAACGCGTTTTATATGGACGTACattaaa ACCACTAGGCATAGAACGGGaagatgaaaattttgaaagaagagGATGGATAATGCATAGTGAAATACTAGAACAACTTCGTCCCCCACGTCCAGTTCGAGTTGGATTGATACAGCACAGGATTGTATTAAATACATCCGATCCCATTCTGGAGCAACGAGATGCAAtgcacaaaaaaattgaatcataCATCGTACAAGCAGCTTTTTCCGGCGTTAATATCTTGTGTCTTCAAGAGGCATGGA CTATGCCATTTGCTTTTTGtacgagagaaaaatatcCCTGGTGCGAGTTTGCAGAGGATGCCGAGACTGGACCTACGACTATGTTCCTGTCTAAACTCGCTCAGGAATACGGCATGGTAATAATATCGCCGATTTTGGAGAGAGACTCTTCTGACGGCGACACTCTTTGGAATACCTGTGTGGTGATTAACGTGGATGGTAAAGTCCTCGGGAAACATAGGAAGAATCATATTCCTCGCATCGGAGATTTTAATGAATCCACTTATTACATGGAGGGCAACACGGGACACCCAGTTTTTGATACTCCTTACGCACgcattgcaattaatatatgttacgGACGTCATCATCCATTAAACTGGCTGATGTTTGGTTTAAATGGAGCAGAG ATTGTCTTTAACCCATCTGCTACTGTTGGAGGGTTATCTGAACACTTGTGGCCAATTGAAGCAAGATGCGCTGCGATAGCGAATAGTTATTACACTTGTGCCATTAATCGCGTGGGAACGgagattttcaaaaatgaatTTACATCTGGCGATGGGAAAAAAGCGCACAATGATTTTGGACATTTCTACGGCTCTAGTTATATTACTGCTCCCGATGGCACACGCACTCCAGGTTTAAGTCGACACAAAGACGGACTGCTCGTTGGAGAATTGGATCTCAATCAATGTCGACAAATGAAAGATATATGGGGATTTAGA ATGACGCAAAGACTCGATATGTATGCTAAAGAACTTGCTGAATTCACAAAAcgtaaaaatgaagaaaaatga
- the YL-1 gene encoding vacuolar protein sorting-associated protein 72 homolog, whose translation MAAMRERRTNAGNKMAKLLNEEEEDDFYKTTYGGFEEVEQDHDYMEEDEAEDEVDSDFSIDENDEPVSDTEQEGPKKKRRLVTKAYKEPKPATSHAQSSTRERRIRQAKQDKTFMDSIERKSIRRSTAAKSAATQKRLRERNEDQRRKTKVIRHDTWKPTQEELLKEALQTEEINMKSLEKYQKLENEKKTTRTVRKTYVGPMIRYQSLSMPVMVLSETDVNEKNDKINVECNDEEQTNPISDNKDSDDSPKEGRVTEPKADEKNDKDVYIDKDVLSVDTALSTTTKKKDVHAEETGTFYERTFITFENEQSFLDVFKKSTQQRPPLKPLCAITRLPAKYLDPMTQLPYKNVQTFRLLREAYYQQLEARTDINDTSQSPELLRWLESRQKTRSNLQRNTIRLESASLPTSS comes from the exons ATGGCTGCAATGAGAGAAAGACGTACAAATGCTGGCAATAAAAtggcaaaattattaaatgaagaggaagaagatgatttttataaaactacaTATGGTGGTTTCGAAGAAGTGGAACAGGATCATGATTATAT GGAAGAAGATGAAGCAGAAGATGAAGTAGATTCAGATTTTAGTATTGATGAAAATGATGAGCCGGTTTCTGATACGGAACAAGAAGGACCAAAAAAGAAGCGCAGATTAGTAACAAAAGCTTATAAAGAGCCTAAGCCTGCCACATCACATGCTCAATCATCAACTAGGGAAAGGAGAATTAGGCAAGCAAAACAGGATAAAACTTTTATGGATAGCATAG aaagaaaGTCAATACGTCGATCTACTGCTGCAAAATCAGCAGCGACTCAAAAACGTTTGCGTGAAAGAAATGAGGATCAAAGACGAAAGACAAAAGTTATAAGACATGATACATGGAAACCGACGCAAGAAGAATTACTAAAAGAAGCCTTGCAAacagaagaaattaatatgaaatcatTAG aaaaatatcagaaattagaaaatgaaaaaaagacaaCCAGGACTGTAAGAAAAACGTATGTTGGGCCAATGATTAGATATCAATCATTATCAATGCCAGTCATGGTATTATCTGAAACAgatgtaaatgaaaaaaatgataaaataaacgtCGAATGTAATGATGAAGAACAAACAAATCCAATTTCTGACAACAAAGATTCTGATGACTCTCCAAAGGAAGGAAg AGTAACAGAACCAAAAGcagatgaaaaaaatgataaagacGTGTACATAGATAAAGATGTATTATCAGTAGACACTGCTTTATCTACTACTACTAAAAAGAAAGATGTTCATGCTGAAGAAACTGGAACATTTTATGAACGCacatttattacttttgaaaACGAGCAATCGTTCCtagatgtatttaaaaaatcaacacAACAAAGGCCACCGTTGAAACCTCTGTGTGCTATTACacg ATTGCCTGCTAAATATTTGGATCCAATGACACAATtaccatataaaaatgtgcagACATTTCGACTGCTTCGAGAAGCATATTATCAACAGTTAGAAGCTCGAACTGACATTAATGACACTTCTCAAAGTCCAGAATTATTACGATGGCTTGAGTCGCGACAAAAAACTCGTAGTAATTTACAGAGAAACACTATTCGCCTGGAGTCAGCATCTTTACCCACATCATCATAG